The genomic stretch CACTACGCAGAAAGTTCATGGTGTGTACGGTCAGAAGGATGGTGAAATCGAGCTTGGCCTGTTCTTCAGCCACGGGTACCCGGAGGTTCAATTCCCGGCATCGCCTGATCATATCCTCGAGCACCTGATCGATCGTATATTGGTACTCACCGGTCCAACTCGCCACCTTTCGGCGCACTTCTCTGCGAAAACGGTTCAAGAAGGTTGCGGCACATGGCTTGTTGGCATGGTTCGGCATGGTGGAGAACAGGCGCTTCAAGTCCGGATCGTACTGCGACTGCCGCTCGATGCCATAGTGTCTTCGTTTCCGGTCATAGTGCTCATGAAGGGTTGTCTTTAAACTGGAAAGTGGATCGACTTCTTCGTGAGTGGTCACGAATGGAGAGACCCCGCGAAGCTCCTTCATAAGCCCATCGACGTACCTCAGCTTCTTGAGTACGGGCCAGCTCCGGTACCGCTCCTCCCATAAGGAGTCCGGCGTCAGCCAGACGGCGAAGGTTTCGGCAAAGTCTTCGTCCGGGTGGCTTTGGGCGTACCATAAGTCCAAGTGGCGGACGAAGCTTCGGCTATAGGGCCGGGGTGAGTAGTACATCGGGTATCGTTGCGACGACTTCCCAAAAACAGCCTGGCGGGTTTTGCGTCGGCGGATCTTGTAGGCATTTTCGATCGCGTGCCCCGCTTCGTGACGAAGGATGCGCAGGCACCATTCCATCGTTCCACCTTCCACTTCCAACATTTGAGACTGCTCGAGTCTTGCGAGGCGAGGGTGGGCCAGATAGAAGGGGATAGCGATGCCCGGCACTCCATCCGGAGTGAACCACTCGTTGGAAAGCCAAAAATGGGGGCGGAACAATAGTCCACGGCTTTCCAGTTCGCGAATCAATTCAGCGATGGGTTGCTCGAGGAATCCACCCTTGAGCCCGAGGTGAAGATCACGCATGGAGAGTTCCAATAGAACATCATCGGACCAGGAGGACCATTTAGGATCATCCTGGCCGATGATGGGAGTCTTCAGAACGTCGGAGCCCGTACGGTCCATGAAAGCCAAGCCTCTAAAATGCGCTTATTTTCCCGTCATAAAAAATATAGCATGCAGACTTCGCTTTGCCGGTGAGACGTTTCTCGGGAAGGGAAGGAGATTGACGAGCAAAAAATTGTACAAACAGTTCGAGTTTGAACCGAACTTAGGGCTTGAATGACCGCGGGGTTCCCTGAATCCGCGGGAGTCGGGCCATGAGCGCCGGCATGGATTCCCAAATGTGCTCGATAACCTGCGCCACATACGCCCGTGCTTCGGTGATATTACGCTCCCAATCAGAGAGAGCTTCGTGCAGATCAAGGATCGGGACTTCTTTGTCGAACGCGATTTCCTGGAAGAGCGGAGCGATCAACCCGAATTGTTTCTCGATGAACCTCTCGGTGACCCATTCCCATGGCGATAATGAGATCATGCCGGTCGATCAATCTTTGGTCAGCCGTCGCGGATATGTGCAGATGGATCGGCAGTCATGCTTCGAAAGACGTTGCTGGTACACCCGAAGAGGACCGATTGCACCATTGACGGCACGTAGGCGGTTCGTTCAACCTTTTTCCAACTGGACCATCGACAGGACGGTAATGGGGCCGCTACAATCCCGCCATGATCGTCCCGCAGACGTCAATATCAATGCCTAAATTAGACGAAGCAACGGAGAAGGTCCAAACTCGCCTCTGCCGACTGGTGGGGCAGGCCGTTGCCGACTATCGCCTGATTGAAGAAGGCGACAAGGTGATGGTGTGCCTGTCCGGCGGCAAGGACAGTTATGGTTTACTGGACATTCTGCTCGTCTTGCAACGCCGAGCGCCGATTCGTTTTGAGGTGGTGGCCGTCAACCTCGACCAACGTCAACCCGGTTTTCCGGAACATGTGCTCCCTCAGTATCTGACGAGCCGCGGAATTGCGTTCCATATTGAATCCCGTGATACCTATTCCATCGTGAAGCGACTCGTCCCCGAAGGGCAGACGACGTGCGCGTTATGTTCCCGCTTACGACGCGGCCACCTCTATCGCATTGCGACTGAGCTGGGCGCCACGAAGATCGCGCTCGGTCATCATCGCGACGACATTATTGAAACTTTG from Nitrospira sp. SG-bin1 encodes the following:
- a CDS encoding tRNA 2-thiocytidine(32) synthetase TtcA gives rise to the protein MIVPQTSISMPKLDEATEKVQTRLCRLVGQAVADYRLIEEGDKVMVCLSGGKDSYGLLDILLVLQRRAPIRFEVVAVNLDQRQPGFPEHVLPQYLTSRGIAFHIESRDTYSIVKRLVPEGQTTCALCSRLRRGHLYRIATELGATKIALGHHRDDIIETLFLNLFYTGKLKAMPPKLRSKDGRHLVIRPLALVKEIDLARYAELRAFPIIPCDLCGSQEDLKRKKVKAFLRQWEQESPGCTDSIAAALTNVAPSLLMDSRLFDFGSLSSMRSNQSEGDAWLDQEPVPH